A genomic stretch from Shewanella sediminis HAW-EB3 includes:
- a CDS encoding response regulator — protein sequence MDDKPNEIDSPAKSKYGSLSLSLILWFLMLSLIPLVGVSWFSYEQAKQSLVNELQKELAQSSLLSTKAIQSWFQYRMVDLNVEAASPNNSLLLQSLIAGLERSKLAGDEYVRTSDWDQTVDTYQHELLAKAHQYDYISDLYLIDMQGNILFTVTKEEDLGQNIFSEKNSDSLFSTSVRLALDTGDANFSGLERYEASSESIAGFVSARLFDEFGEPIGVFVIQLKFEKILNLLGSTFGVNSSLSHYLVAEDGTLRTPIKDNWNEVLLRKIDTFQFNIWRNKRRLHEGDSRNAGTDEPSIKESASEYIGPNGQEVIGMGQEVKMANVTWLLISELERDEALSAINWLGKITMFLVMITALVVIIAAVYITRKITYPINVLAAASLKMASGKEVGELTIDSHNEIGLLTDAFNFMVDARTSHEKKLYKTKEQLQQALESLEGQKFALDQHSIVAVTDLKGTITYVNQLFTEISGYASEELLGRNHRILNSGHHPRGFFKQMYEVITKGEVWNAEICNRAKNGTLYWVDTTVVPLKDAEGHPHSYIAIRTDITERMTASIKANEALSLMHSVLESTDNGILVTSIQGKILQVNNRFMELWKIDDKTLIGRDDSEIAHYAKSQLVDSASFIQGIERLYRDPELELFDTLAFIDGRVFERVSLPMMSEGGVLGRVWSFRDVTESMKIRSELMLAKEGAELAVKAKSEFLASMSHEIRTPMNGVLGMLGLLLNTKLSDFQRRRVSIAQSSAESLLTLINDILDYSKIDAGKLELENLDFNLRGMLGEFAEGMAHLAQDKDLELILDVKGVEYSMVNGDPGRLRQALTNLTGNAIKFTKQGEVVIKAELVPCDDETLWRLKCSVSDTGIGIAEDKIDSLFDSFSQVDASTTRKYGGTGLGLAIVDKVCNLMGGSVSVESEEGVGSCFRFEVSLGRSTHSQLVVPKVDITALKLLVVDDNETNREVIRGQLEYWGADVVEAKSGPQAIQICEEYFEDPDKQLFDVAFLDMQMADMDGAELGKRLKADSRFEPIKLVMMTSMSQIGDTHFFAELGFSAYFPKPTTTSDLFDALSIVSEGGQALQEAQPLVTHHYLQSLSQVKRGEVFSWPEDTHILLVEDNYVNQLVAKGILEDLGLSTEVADNGALALEQLLRGGSKPYSLILMDCQMPELDGYETTRQIRAGNAGEQYLDIPIVAMTANAMMGDKEKCLDAGMSDYLSKPIDSDKLRLKLYQWLTVSHGEQGGKEADLFSPPVESKPSILDEQDASVGEVPVWDREGLMKRAMGKESLFNSIVTLFMEDIPARVDSLLLAAESEDIEQSRQLAHTVKGVAANVGAEMLRAEAEKIESAAKTYDIDSIKKDIPVFCLAYSALKACIEDFQRNNVSQLQQDKCMSEDALNLMLEDIGNLLDDGSYIDVDDFSSLKWATENEAMQELCNQLLNQLADFEHTEATATLRLLTKALTESHSKLNKDLVNE from the coding sequence ATGGACGATAAGCCGAATGAAATAGATAGCCCTGCTAAAAGTAAGTACGGCTCTTTGAGTCTCAGTTTGATTCTATGGTTTCTGATGCTCTCATTAATCCCATTGGTTGGAGTTTCCTGGTTTAGTTATGAGCAAGCGAAACAGAGCCTGGTCAATGAGTTACAAAAGGAGCTGGCTCAGTCCTCTTTATTGAGCACAAAAGCCATTCAGAGCTGGTTTCAGTATCGAATGGTCGATCTTAATGTTGAAGCCGCTTCACCCAACAACTCCCTCTTACTGCAGTCACTTATCGCGGGGCTGGAGAGGAGTAAACTGGCGGGAGATGAATATGTTCGAACTTCTGACTGGGACCAGACAGTCGATACCTATCAGCATGAGCTTCTGGCTAAGGCTCATCAGTATGACTATATCAGTGATCTGTATTTAATTGATATGCAGGGGAATATCCTCTTCACCGTGACTAAAGAGGAGGATCTTGGTCAAAATATTTTTAGTGAAAAAAACAGTGATTCGCTGTTTTCGACCAGTGTCCGCTTAGCTCTTGATACCGGCGATGCTAATTTTTCCGGATTAGAACGTTATGAAGCGTCATCTGAGTCTATTGCGGGGTTCGTCAGTGCACGCCTGTTTGATGAGTTTGGAGAACCCATCGGGGTTTTCGTTATCCAGTTAAAGTTTGAGAAGATACTGAATTTATTAGGCTCTACTTTCGGTGTGAATAGCTCGTTATCACACTACCTGGTAGCTGAAGATGGCACATTAAGAACGCCCATAAAAGATAATTGGAATGAAGTACTTCTGAGAAAAATTGATACTTTCCAATTTAACATCTGGCGTAACAAACGTAGATTGCATGAAGGCGATAGCAGGAATGCTGGTACGGATGAGCCGAGTATAAAAGAGTCGGCTTCTGAGTATATTGGCCCTAACGGCCAAGAGGTTATCGGCATGGGTCAGGAAGTCAAAATGGCTAATGTGACCTGGCTACTCATTAGTGAATTGGAGCGGGATGAAGCGTTATCGGCGATAAACTGGTTAGGCAAGATAACTATGTTTTTAGTCATGATTACCGCTTTAGTCGTCATTATTGCGGCTGTCTATATCACCCGAAAAATCACCTATCCGATTAATGTGTTAGCGGCGGCGAGCCTGAAGATGGCCTCAGGAAAGGAGGTGGGTGAACTAACGATAGATAGTCACAATGAGATAGGCCTACTGACCGATGCATTTAACTTTATGGTCGATGCAAGAACAAGCCATGAAAAGAAGTTGTACAAGACTAAAGAGCAGCTGCAACAGGCATTGGAGAGTTTAGAGGGGCAAAAATTTGCTCTCGATCAACACTCCATCGTCGCGGTGACAGATCTGAAGGGTACGATCACCTATGTCAACCAGCTTTTTACAGAGATCAGTGGATATGCATCCGAAGAGCTTCTGGGCCGGAATCACAGAATACTCAACTCGGGTCATCATCCCCGGGGCTTTTTCAAGCAGATGTATGAGGTGATCACTAAGGGAGAGGTATGGAACGCCGAGATATGTAACAGAGCCAAAAATGGCACCTTGTATTGGGTTGATACGACAGTTGTTCCACTTAAAGACGCTGAGGGTCACCCCCATAGTTATATTGCAATTCGCACCGATATCACCGAGAGAATGACCGCATCTATAAAGGCGAATGAAGCGCTGTCTCTGATGCATTCAGTGCTCGAATCTACAGATAACGGCATCTTAGTTACCAGCATTCAGGGCAAGATACTGCAGGTCAATAATCGATTTATGGAACTCTGGAAGATAGATGACAAAACCTTGATTGGACGCGATGACTCAGAGATTGCTCACTATGCCAAGTCTCAGCTTGTGGATTCCGCGTCTTTTATACAAGGCATTGAGCGGCTATACAGGGATCCGGAGCTTGAGTTATTCGATACTTTAGCGTTTATTGATGGGAGGGTGTTTGAGCGTGTTTCACTTCCTATGATGTCAGAAGGTGGGGTGCTTGGCAGGGTCTGGAGTTTTCGGGATGTTACCGAGAGTATGAAGATTCGGAGTGAGCTGATGCTGGCTAAAGAGGGAGCCGAGCTGGCGGTAAAAGCCAAGAGTGAGTTCTTGGCCAGTATGAGCCATGAGATACGAACGCCGATGAATGGTGTTCTGGGTATGTTGGGCTTGTTACTCAATACTAAATTGTCTGATTTTCAGCGTCGAAGAGTGAGTATCGCCCAATCGAGTGCAGAATCTTTACTGACGCTTATCAATGATATTCTCGACTATTCTAAAATTGATGCCGGTAAGCTTGAGCTGGAAAATTTAGATTTTAATTTACGGGGTATGCTGGGGGAGTTTGCCGAGGGCATGGCTCACCTGGCTCAGGATAAAGATCTTGAACTTATTCTCGACGTCAAAGGCGTCGAGTATTCTATGGTCAATGGCGACCCAGGACGTCTGAGACAAGCATTAACCAATCTCACGGGCAATGCGATTAAGTTTACCAAGCAGGGCGAAGTGGTGATTAAGGCAGAGCTTGTTCCCTGCGATGATGAGACATTGTGGCGTTTAAAATGTTCGGTTTCAGATACCGGCATTGGTATCGCGGAGGATAAAATTGACTCACTGTTTGACTCTTTCAGTCAGGTGGATGCTTCAACGACCCGAAAGTATGGCGGAACCGGGTTAGGACTGGCCATTGTCGATAAAGTCTGCAATCTGATGGGGGGCAGTGTGTCGGTAGAAAGTGAAGAGGGGGTGGGGAGTTGTTTTCGTTTCGAGGTGAGTTTAGGGCGAAGTACTCACTCCCAGTTGGTTGTGCCTAAGGTCGATATTACCGCCTTAAAGTTATTGGTCGTCGATGATAATGAAACCAACAGAGAGGTGATCCGTGGCCAGCTCGAATACTGGGGGGCCGATGTCGTCGAAGCTAAGAGTGGTCCGCAGGCCATTCAGATATGTGAAGAGTATTTTGAAGATCCGGATAAGCAGCTGTTCGATGTGGCATTTTTAGATATGCAGATGGCCGATATGGATGGAGCTGAGCTGGGAAAGAGGTTGAAAGCCGACAGCAGATTCGAACCGATTAAACTGGTAATGATGACCTCTATGTCACAAATCGGTGATACACACTTCTTCGCCGAACTCGGTTTTAGCGCCTATTTTCCTAAGCCTACAACGACATCCGATCTATTTGACGCCTTATCGATTGTTTCTGAAGGGGGGCAGGCTCTGCAAGAGGCTCAGCCGCTGGTGACTCATCATTATTTACAGTCATTGAGCCAGGTTAAGAGGGGAGAGGTGTTTAGCTGGCCCGAAGATACCCATATTCTTTTAGTCGAAGATAACTACGTTAATCAGCTGGTTGCTAAGGGGATCTTAGAAGACTTAGGTTTATCGACCGAGGTTGCCGATAATGGAGCCTTGGCATTGGAACAATTGCTGCGGGGTGGCAGCAAGCCATACTCACTGATATTGATGGACTGTCAAATGCCCGAGCTCGATGGCTACGAGACAACCAGACAGATCCGAGCCGGAAATGCGGGTGAACAATATCTTGATATTCCCATTGTGGCGATGACTGCAAACGCCATGATGGGCGATAAAGAGAAGTGCTTAGATGCCGGGATGAGCGACTACCTCTCTAAACCTATCGATTCAGATAAACTGCGTTTGAAACTATATCAATGGCTTACCGTTAGTCATGGTGAGCAAGGAGGAAAAGAAGCGGATCTGTTTTCTCCACCAGTTGAATCAAAGCCCTCTATACTTGATGAACAAGACGCTTCAGTTGGTGAAGTCCCAGTCTGGGATAGAGAGGGCTTAATGAAGCGAGCCATGGGGAAGGAGTCACTCTTTAATTCAATCGTGACCCTTTTTATGGAGGATATTCCTGCTCGGGTAGATTCACTCTTGCTTGCAGCAGAGAGTGAAGATATCGAGCAGAGCAGGCAGTTGGCGCATACGGTTAAGGGCGTTGCGGCTAATGTTGGTGCAGAAATGCTGCGGGCAGAGGCCGAAAAGATTGAGTCAGCGGCAAAAACTTACGATATCGATTCGATTAAGAAAGATATTCCAGTTTTTTGTTTGGCCTATAGCGCATTGAAAGCCTGTATCGAAGATTTTCAACGTAACAATGTCTCGCAACTTCAGCAAGATAAATGCATGAGTGAGGATGCGTTAAATTTGATGCTGGAGGATATTGGTAACCTTCTCGACGATGGCAGTTATATTGATGTGGATGATTTTTCCAGTTTAAAGTGGGCGACCGAAAATGAAGCCATGCAGGAACTCTGTAACCAGTTACTAAATCAACTGGCCGACTTTGAGCATACCGAGGCCACAGCGACATTAAGACTGTTAACTAAAGCGCTAACTGAAAGTCACTCGAAACTCAACAAGGACTTGGTTAATGAATGA
- a CDS encoding diguanylate cyclase: MNDLPTILIVDDTRTNIQLLAGCLKKDYRLKIAMNGQRCLELARIDPLPDLILLDVVMPEMDGYEVCRKLKANPHTQHIPIIFVTGRDSDDEEEYGLQLGAVDYITKPIRPAIVTARVSTQIMLKQKSDELRNMALHDQLTQLYNRHFLIEAANQKMAESIRHNNPLSILMIDIDHFKQVNDQFGHQAGDSVLQAVAKALAESNRKEDVVARFGGEEFVALFEHCSIDSAEEKAERLRDKIERLMPAGIRITASFGVAELRPNEESFEQLLARADEAVYRAKELGRNRVVSATIQLSCNENY, translated from the coding sequence ATGAATGACTTACCAACCATTTTGATCGTTGATGATACACGGACCAATATTCAACTATTGGCAGGGTGTTTGAAAAAAGACTATCGGCTAAAAATTGCAATGAATGGGCAGCGATGTCTCGAGCTCGCACGCATAGACCCCCTACCCGATCTCATTTTATTGGATGTGGTTATGCCAGAAATGGATGGTTATGAAGTATGTAGAAAGCTTAAGGCTAATCCACATACCCAGCATATTCCCATCATCTTCGTTACCGGGAGAGACAGTGATGATGAAGAGGAGTATGGCCTACAACTCGGAGCCGTAGATTACATCACTAAGCCTATTCGTCCCGCCATCGTTACCGCACGGGTCAGTACTCAGATCATGTTGAAACAAAAGAGTGATGAGTTGCGCAATATGGCGCTGCACGATCAGCTCACCCAGCTCTATAACCGTCATTTCCTGATCGAAGCCGCCAATCAAAAAATGGCAGAATCTATCCGGCACAATAATCCACTGTCGATATTGATGATAGATATCGACCATTTCAAGCAGGTTAACGATCAGTTCGGTCATCAGGCCGGGGATAGCGTGTTGCAGGCCGTTGCCAAGGCTTTAGCCGAGAGTAATCGCAAAGAGGATGTGGTTGCACGTTTCGGTGGGGAGGAATTTGTTGCCCTGTTTGAACATTGCTCAATCGATAGTGCCGAGGAGAAGGCTGAGAGGTTGAGGGATAAAATTGAACGATTAATGCCGGCGGGGATCCGCATTACCGCCAGCTTTGGTGTGGCAGAGCTGAGACCTAATGAAGAGAGTTTCGAGCAATTATTGGCACGCGCCGATGAGGCCGTTTATCGCGCGAAAGAGTTGGGAAGAAATAGAGTCGTATCGGCCACGATTCAGTTAAGTTGTAATGAAAACTATTAG
- a CDS encoding response regulator: MKPVSNILIVDDTAISRLILRGMLEDKYRVTEADNGETCLAMVKDSIPDLLLLDVDMPGLTGYEVCVALRKESATANLPIIFVSALDTVEERLAGFEAGADEYIVKPAEPEALNAKVDTCLERYLEVFNAEKSALEATEIAMEAMTVSSELGQVVNFIKDVQSIEHPHEVGLAIIRILRNFGMNSVARIDTGSAVFVDCGEESIEAQVLSRFVVHSERILSVGIRTVIRAPHIVLLIKDMPLDDEKRCGRFRDHIAVLMDIAGAHLATLKAREEMVEQRQNIFTQVIAVAEKQLELTTERLFEHDRHSQGIMHSMVNQLEGMLFGLGLEEDQEKQLMALADQTSLKIEETQGETQVVSRELGTILESLYDFFNTLNDNTPRDDVYDSAYEKTEHNEHSSPEGNPADMRL, translated from the coding sequence ATGAAGCCAGTTTCTAATATACTAATCGTTGATGATACTGCTATTAGCCGTTTAATACTCAGGGGGATGCTTGAGGATAAGTATCGTGTTACCGAAGCTGATAACGGTGAAACTTGCCTGGCCATGGTAAAGGATTCAATCCCCGACCTCTTACTGCTGGATGTCGATATGCCGGGGTTAACAGGTTATGAGGTGTGTGTCGCACTGAGAAAAGAATCTGCCACTGCAAACTTACCCATTATTTTCGTATCAGCTCTCGATACCGTAGAGGAAAGGCTGGCAGGCTTCGAAGCCGGAGCCGATGAGTACATTGTCAAACCCGCAGAACCGGAAGCACTTAATGCAAAGGTTGATACTTGCCTCGAACGGTATTTAGAGGTGTTTAATGCCGAGAAATCGGCATTAGAGGCTACTGAGATCGCCATGGAGGCGATGACCGTCAGCAGTGAATTAGGACAGGTGGTTAATTTTATTAAGGACGTACAATCCATTGAACACCCCCATGAGGTGGGGCTTGCCATCATAAGAATTCTCAGGAACTTTGGGATGAACTCTGTGGCGAGAATTGACACCGGCTCCGCTGTTTTTGTGGACTGCGGCGAAGAGAGTATAGAAGCACAAGTGCTTTCTCGGTTTGTTGTTCATAGTGAACGAATATTAAGTGTGGGGATACGTACCGTTATCAGAGCGCCCCATATCGTCTTGCTGATAAAGGATATGCCATTAGATGATGAAAAACGATGCGGAAGGTTCAGGGATCATATTGCTGTATTAATGGATATCGCCGGTGCTCACCTGGCTACCTTAAAAGCACGTGAGGAGATGGTTGAGCAAAGACAGAACATTTTTACTCAGGTCATCGCCGTTGCTGAGAAGCAGTTGGAGTTAACGACAGAGCGACTGTTTGAACATGACAGGCATTCTCAAGGGATCATGCATAGTATGGTCAATCAATTAGAGGGGATGCTTTTTGGACTCGGACTGGAGGAAGATCAGGAGAAACAGCTTATGGCTCTTGCAGATCAGACATCGTTAAAGATAGAGGAGACTCAGGGCGAAACACAGGTGGTGAGCAGAGAGTTAGGGACGATATTGGAAAGCTTATATGATTTTTTCAATACGCTTAACGATAATACTCCCCGTGACGATGTGTATGATAGCGCTTATGAAAAGACTGAGCATAATGAACACTCTAGCCCTGAAGGAAACCCGGCCGATATGAGGTTATGA
- a CDS encoding lipid A deacylase LpxR family protein: protein MNYQVSKRFISTSILLLISPWVSAGQWHLQVDNDFIFKDDGNYTNGLTLGWESAPLQNLDDTASPIRWQSLFSFKQNSAQRAWGVKLTQQMWTPGEIKIETPQPYDRPYAGYLAIESHTATYGETWAQKNWLSLGISGPASGTEQLQKLFHKLTPSSTPNGWQHQIENQLTIQLAYELDALIMRRDAFSNAFTGETLWELSGFSHSQAGNFRSEADLGLTFRWGTNLADSFARLSQHSGQFGNISATTKFSSWMLFTRAYVGYRFNDLTIDGSLPYNSHVEFENSQAGVTTGIIWAHPSWSLAWSFNAYTKEYQSDPDSWHGYGSLIISWQL, encoded by the coding sequence ATGAACTATCAGGTTTCAAAGCGCTTTATCAGTACCTCTATTCTCTTGCTCATCTCTCCCTGGGTAAGTGCAGGACAATGGCATCTTCAGGTAGATAATGACTTCATCTTCAAAGATGACGGTAACTATACCAACGGCTTAACGCTTGGTTGGGAGAGTGCTCCGCTACAAAATCTGGATGACACAGCCTCCCCTATACGCTGGCAAAGTTTGTTTAGCTTCAAGCAGAACAGTGCACAACGAGCCTGGGGAGTGAAACTCACACAGCAGATGTGGACACCCGGTGAAATCAAGATTGAGACTCCCCAACCCTACGACCGCCCCTATGCCGGCTACTTAGCGATTGAAAGTCACACCGCGACCTATGGAGAAACTTGGGCCCAGAAAAACTGGTTATCATTGGGTATTTCAGGGCCGGCTTCCGGTACTGAGCAGTTACAGAAACTGTTCCATAAGCTCACGCCATCATCGACACCGAATGGCTGGCAACATCAGATTGAAAATCAATTAACGATTCAACTTGCCTATGAACTAGATGCGCTTATTATGCGCAGAGATGCATTCAGTAACGCATTTACAGGTGAAACACTGTGGGAGCTGAGCGGCTTTAGTCATTCACAAGCGGGGAACTTTCGCAGTGAAGCGGATCTCGGGTTAACCTTCAGGTGGGGGACAAATTTAGCAGACTCATTTGCTCGCTTAAGCCAGCATAGTGGTCAATTCGGTAACATCTCGGCCACCACTAAATTCAGCAGCTGGATGCTCTTCACCCGGGCCTATGTGGGATATCGATTCAATGATCTGACCATAGATGGATCCCTTCCCTACAACTCCCATGTTGAGTTTGAAAACAGTCAGGCGGGTGTCACCACAGGCATTATCTGGGCCCATCCAAGCTGGTCTCTCGCGTGGAGCTTTAATGCTTACACCAAAGAGTACCAGAGCGATCCCGACAGTTGGCATGGTTATGGCTCATTAATCATCAGCTGGCAGTTGTAA
- a CDS encoding organic hydroperoxide resistance protein, translating to MKALYSTQATASAGRNGNVATDDGKLSLALSYPKEMGGSGEATNPEQLFAAGYSACFSNALLHVAREGKLVLTQAPVTATVGIGVREEGGFGLSVALAVELELPQAQAVALVRNAHLVCPYSNAVRNNIDVMLTVNGESI from the coding sequence ATGAAAGCACTATATAGCACTCAAGCAACCGCCAGCGCAGGACGAAACGGCAATGTCGCGACAGATGATGGCAAGCTATCTTTAGCATTAAGCTACCCTAAAGAGATGGGAGGCTCGGGAGAGGCGACCAACCCGGAACAACTTTTTGCCGCAGGTTATAGTGCCTGTTTTTCAAATGCCCTGCTGCATGTTGCACGTGAAGGTAAGTTGGTCTTAACTCAAGCGCCGGTAACTGCAACGGTTGGAATTGGAGTTAGAGAAGAGGGGGGATTTGGATTATCCGTTGCCTTGGCCGTGGAGCTGGAGTTGCCTCAAGCACAAGCCGTAGCTTTGGTGAGGAATGCGCATCTTGTCTGTCCTTATTCAAATGCAGTTCGTAATAACATCGATGTGATGCTAACGGTAAACGGCGAGAGCATCTAA
- a CDS encoding DoxX family protein, giving the protein MNQKLVTVGRVMLALYFLLPGIMKFVSWDMHITLMETHGMIMAPQLLAAAAIFEIVAAIALLMNRYTALVSILLALLVVVINVSLHDFWNFTGIEAAHEMQNFIKNLGILAGLLVLAGHCGEKSKAKN; this is encoded by the coding sequence GTGAATCAAAAATTGGTGACTGTGGGGCGGGTAATGCTGGCGCTTTATTTCTTATTGCCCGGTATTATGAAGTTTGTCAGCTGGGATATGCATATAACCTTAATGGAAACCCATGGGATGATCATGGCTCCTCAACTGCTGGCTGCGGCGGCAATATTTGAGATCGTTGCCGCCATCGCCCTGTTAATGAACCGCTATACCGCGCTTGTATCGATACTGCTTGCACTGCTTGTGGTGGTGATAAATGTCAGCTTGCATGATTTTTGGAACTTCACCGGAATCGAAGCCGCCCATGAGATGCAAAACTTCATTAAAAATCTCGGGATCCTGGCAGGACTGCTTGTATTAGCTGGGCACTGCGGAGAAAAATCCAAAGCTAAAAACTAA
- a CDS encoding type II secretion system protein: MDSKNCSSSHGFTLIELVVVIVILGILAVTSSSKFISLSGDAKDAVLQQFGASVVEANKQMYILSKLSSYRAQPVPGRGDLTDVDVDGDGVFETRLKCGYLDNTDVAKRLNYSDDRLGFEFEGVDKVYFGFDQSDIKSGQCYFMYQQAYGTTNPATCNQDDPKAAPVYEVVIEGC; the protein is encoded by the coding sequence ATGGACTCGAAGAACTGCTCAAGTTCGCATGGATTTACGCTTATAGAACTCGTCGTCGTTATTGTTATATTGGGAATTCTGGCTGTCACCTCGTCCAGTAAATTCATTAGCCTGAGCGGCGATGCTAAAGATGCTGTGTTGCAACAATTCGGCGCCTCCGTTGTTGAGGCAAATAAGCAGATGTATATCTTATCTAAACTCTCCAGCTACCGGGCTCAGCCCGTACCGGGTCGTGGCGATCTTACCGATGTAGATGTTGACGGTGATGGTGTATTCGAAACTCGTTTAAAATGCGGATATCTGGATAATACCGATGTGGCTAAGAGATTAAATTACAGCGATGACCGTTTAGGCTTTGAATTTGAGGGTGTCGATAAGGTCTACTTTGGCTTTGACCAGAGTGATATCAAATCCGGTCAATGTTATTTTATGTACCAGCAAGCCTACGGTACGACTAATCCCGCTACCTGCAATCAGGATGACCCAAAAGCCGCGCCGGTTTATGAGGTGGTGATTGAAGGCTGTTGA
- a CDS encoding NnrU family protein, whose protein sequence is MIVLLSGMVLFIAIHLFPTQVQARQALIGKLGRVPYLALFSTISLIGFVLIINGFGMASKEQLWQPLSFARPLVHAIMPLVFILLISAYLDTYIRAKLKHPMLIATCLWALVHLLANGDLASSVLFGGFFLYALADILLAKSRDSIVPKGEPKAKFDVIAVVVGLIVYALVLRGHQTLFGVSVID, encoded by the coding sequence ATGATAGTTTTGTTATCGGGAATGGTGCTGTTTATCGCCATTCATCTATTTCCAACTCAGGTACAAGCTCGGCAAGCCTTGATAGGTAAATTGGGAAGAGTCCCCTATCTGGCGCTGTTTTCCACCATTTCACTTATCGGTTTTGTACTGATCATCAATGGCTTTGGCATGGCCTCTAAGGAGCAACTCTGGCAACCACTGTCTTTCGCCAGACCACTGGTACACGCCATCATGCCACTTGTGTTTATCTTGCTTATTTCAGCCTATCTCGATACCTATATACGCGCAAAACTCAAACATCCCATGTTGATTGCCACCTGCTTATGGGCCTTAGTGCATTTGCTAGCCAACGGTGACCTGGCCTCCAGCGTACTATTTGGCGGATTCTTCCTCTATGCTTTAGCCGACATTTTACTGGCAAAATCCAGAGACAGTATCGTGCCCAAGGGTGAACCTAAGGCAAAGTTCGACGTCATCGCGGTGGTGGTTGGACTAATTGTCTATGCTTTGGTGCTGCGCGGCCACCAAACACTATTCGGTGTGTCCGTGATCGACTGA
- a CDS encoding Na+/H+ antiporter subunit E produces MGRLSGRGWFSDLMNIHFRRVWFRAAAFTFMWWMLTAGSVNSWLVGAPVVLVATLISMVLVPPFSCSVVGSVRFVPFFIWHSLRGGADVAWRAFHPQMPIAPGLVDFPLRLPPGMCRVFMVNTVSLLPGTLSVELGANCLKVHVLDIRKNVLSELATLEQIVAKMFKISLQDAKGDECNEEI; encoded by the coding sequence ATGGGTCGACTATCAGGTAGGGGCTGGTTCAGCGATTTGATGAATATTCACTTCCGGAGGGTATGGTTTCGCGCGGCTGCTTTTACCTTTATGTGGTGGATGCTCACTGCGGGGTCAGTAAACTCATGGCTGGTTGGTGCGCCGGTAGTGCTTGTTGCTACGCTGATAAGCATGGTACTGGTGCCTCCTTTTTCCTGTTCGGTGGTTGGCTCTGTACGCTTCGTGCCATTTTTTATTTGGCACTCGCTGCGTGGCGGTGCCGATGTGGCGTGGCGCGCATTTCACCCCCAAATGCCCATAGCACCGGGTCTTGTTGACTTCCCCTTACGCCTGCCACCGGGAATGTGCCGGGTATTCATGGTTAATACGGTCAGTCTGCTGCCGGGTACATTGAGTGTCGAGTTGGGAGCGAACTGTCTGAAAGTTCATGTGCTCGATATACGAAAAAACGTGTTATCTGAACTCGCGACGCTAGAACAAATTGTTGCCAAGATGTTCAAAATATCCCTGCAGGATGCTAAAGGAGATGAATGCAATGAAGAGATTTAA